The following coding sequences are from one Pigmentibacter sp. JX0631 window:
- a CDS encoding fumarate reductase/succinate dehydrogenase flavoprotein subunit, whose protein sequence is MTFNFDSKCPTGPIEDRWTNHRFSSKLVNPANRRKHSIIIVGSGLAGASAAASLGEMGYHVKCFFIHDSPRRAHSIAAQGGINAAKNYKNDGDSIYRLFYETIKGGDYRARESNVHRLAECSVRIIDHCVALGVPFAREYGGLLDTRSFGGTQVSRTFYARGQTGQQLLIGAYQAMMRQVSEGSVEMYPRSEMLELVIIDGHARGIIVRNLITGELEAHHADAVVLATGGYGNVFYLSTNAKASNATAIWRAHKKGALFANPCYTQIHPTCIPVSGDHQSKLTLMSESLRNDGRCWVPKNLNDSRTPIQIPENERDYYLERRYPSFGNLVPRDVASRAAKLECDNGHGVGPSKLAVYLDFQDSINRLGEDKIREKYGNLFQMYEKITGENPYKTPMRIYPAVHYTMGGLWVDYNLQSTIPGLHVLGEANFSDHGANRLGASALMQGLADGYFVIPTTLTHYIGGANLQKVTTDRPEFKEAMNNVKERTQKLLGIKGSKTVDQFHRQLGHVIWDYCGMARNKDGLEKALKEIPKIKEEFWQNVSIVGNGEQLNQELEKAGRVADLIELGETMCLDALAREESCGGHFREEHQTPDNEAKRDDVNFAHVAAWEYKGEGKKPERHVEELKFEYCHPTQRSYK, encoded by the coding sequence ATGACATTCAATTTTGATTCAAAATGCCCTACGGGCCCTATTGAAGATAGATGGACAAATCACCGTTTTTCTTCAAAACTTGTGAACCCTGCCAATAGAAGAAAACATTCAATTATTATTGTGGGAAGTGGTCTTGCTGGAGCATCTGCAGCTGCCTCTCTTGGTGAAATGGGTTATCATGTTAAGTGTTTCTTTATTCATGATTCTCCACGTAGAGCACACTCAATTGCTGCTCAAGGTGGAATAAATGCAGCAAAAAATTATAAAAATGATGGCGATTCAATCTACCGCTTATTTTACGAAACAATTAAGGGTGGAGATTATCGTGCCCGTGAATCGAATGTGCATAGATTAGCAGAATGTTCCGTACGCATAATTGATCACTGTGTAGCCCTTGGTGTTCCTTTTGCGCGCGAATATGGTGGACTTTTGGATACTCGTTCCTTTGGCGGAACACAGGTTTCAAGAACTTTTTATGCAAGAGGACAAACTGGTCAGCAACTTTTAATTGGTGCTTACCAAGCAATGATGCGGCAAGTTTCAGAAGGAAGTGTGGAAATGTATCCACGTTCTGAAATGTTAGAACTAGTTATTATTGATGGTCACGCACGTGGAATTATAGTCCGTAATTTAATAACTGGTGAATTAGAAGCGCATCATGCAGATGCTGTTGTCTTAGCAACTGGTGGATACGGCAATGTATTTTACTTATCTACAAATGCAAAAGCATCTAATGCTACAGCTATTTGGCGTGCGCACAAAAAAGGCGCATTATTTGCCAATCCTTGTTACACACAAATACATCCAACATGTATTCCTGTTTCTGGTGATCACCAATCTAAGTTAACACTTATGTCAGAATCACTTAGAAATGATGGACGATGCTGGGTTCCAAAAAATTTAAATGACAGTCGTACTCCAATTCAAATTCCTGAGAATGAAAGGGATTACTATCTTGAACGGCGTTATCCAAGTTTTGGAAACTTAGTACCACGCGATGTGGCATCAAGAGCAGCGAAATTAGAATGCGATAATGGACATGGTGTAGGTCCTTCAAAATTAGCTGTTTACTTAGATTTTCAAGATTCAATTAACCGTTTAGGTGAAGATAAAATTCGTGAAAAATACGGAAATTTATTTCAAATGTATGAAAAAATTACCGGTGAAAATCCATACAAAACACCAATGCGTATTTACCCTGCGGTGCATTATACTATGGGAGGTTTGTGGGTAGATTATAATTTACAATCTACAATTCCTGGTTTGCATGTTCTTGGTGAAGCTAACTTTTCAGATCACGGTGCGAACCGATTAGGTGCATCTGCATTAATGCAAGGTTTAGCTGATGGTTATTTTGTTATTCCAACTACGTTAACTCATTATATCGGTGGTGCTAACTTACAAAAGGTAACAACAGATAGACCCGAATTTAAAGAAGCAATGAATAATGTCAAAGAAAGAACTCAGAAACTTTTAGGAATAAAAGGAAGTAAAACGGTTGATCAGTTCCATCGTCAACTTGGTCATGTCATCTGGGATTACTGTGGAATGGCTAGAAATAAAGATGGTCTTGAAAAAGCTCTAAAAGAAATTCCTAAAATTAAAGAAGAGTTTTGGCAAAATGTTTCCATTGTTGGAAATGGCGAACAATTAAATCAAGAGCTTGAAAAAGCTGGACGAGTTGCCGATCTTATTGAACTTGGGGAAACAATGTGCCTCGATGCTCTTGCAAGAGAAGAATCTTGCGGTGGACATTTTAGAGAAGAGCATCAAACCCCTGATAATGAAGCAAAGAGAGATGATGTTAATTTTGCCCATGTAGCTGCTTGGGAATATAAAGGTGAAGGAAAAAAACCTGAAAGACATGTTGAAGAGCTAAAATTTGAATATTGTCACCCAACTCAACGTAGCTATAAGTAA
- a CDS encoding succinate dehydrogenase cytochrome b subunit — protein sequence MSANSGFLTSSIGKKYFMALTATVWSLFVMVHMLGNILIFVSAEAYNKYSHALTSNPVIYLAELFLVLVLLIHAFTGFTLFIRNRTTKPKFYSVTPVRVKSASISSRTMIYTGTIILAFIIWHLITFKWGEMYFVTYDGIQMRDIYKLVVEKFKDPFYVASYSVIMILIGVHLYHGVQSIFQSLGISHPRYNKFFKYFGYTYAVVVAAGFFSQPIYVFLAR from the coding sequence ATGTCAGCAAATTCTGGTTTTTTAACGAGTTCCATTGGTAAAAAATACTTTATGGCATTAACAGCAACCGTTTGGTCGTTGTTTGTGATGGTACATATGCTGGGTAACATTTTGATATTTGTTAGTGCTGAAGCTTACAACAAATATTCACATGCATTGACATCAAATCCGGTAATTTATTTAGCCGAATTATTTTTAGTTCTTGTTCTTCTGATTCATGCTTTTACTGGCTTTACTTTATTTATACGTAACAGAACAACAAAGCCAAAATTTTATTCTGTTACTCCTGTAAGAGTAAAGTCAGCTTCTATTTCATCTAGGACAATGATCTATACTGGGACTATTATTCTTGCATTTATTATCTGGCATTTAATTACATTTAAATGGGGTGAAATGTATTTTGTTACGTATGACGGTATTCAAATGCGAGATATTTATAAATTAGTTGTAGAAAAGTTTAAAGATCCTTTTTATGTGGCATCTTATTCTGTGATTATGATTCTAATAGGTGTTCATTTATATCATGGTGTTCAATCTATTTTTCAATCGCTCGGAATAAGTCACCCAAGGTATAACAAGTTTTTTAAATATTTTGGCTATACTTATGCTGTAGTTGTTGCTGCAGGCTTCTTTTCTCAACCAATTTACGTTTTTCTAGCAAGGTAA
- a CDS encoding CBS domain-containing protein has translation MHISTYMTPVPKTVSGKTEIWKIEEMIKKLGIRHMPVLDENHYGLITDNDVQIVKAFASSHEFLARDFMTQKFIQVKADSILKDVIKDLIDKKLDCAFIFDDKNILIGIFTMIDALKILYDKLE, from the coding sequence ATGCATATCTCGACTTACATGACACCAGTTCCAAAAACTGTTTCAGGAAAAACTGAAATTTGGAAAATTGAAGAAATGATTAAAAAGTTAGGCATTCGCCATATGCCAGTTTTAGATGAAAATCACTACGGACTTATTACAGACAATGATGTCCAAATAGTGAAAGCATTTGCTTCTTCACATGAATTTTTAGCCAGAGATTTTATGACTCAAAAATTTATCCAAGTAAAAGCTGATTCTATTTTAAAAGATGTGATTAAAGATCTAATAGATAAAAAACTAGATTGTGCTTTTATTTTTGATGACAAAAATATTCTAATAGGAATATTTACAATGATCGATGCTTTAAAAATACTTTATGACAAACTTGAATAA
- the rsmA gene encoding 16S rRNA (adenine(1518)-N(6)/adenine(1519)-N(6))-dimethyltransferase RsmA, producing MKNKTNQEKNNQAFYLQAKKSLGQNFLNSEAIIDKISQSIDVLYDAGREKYLHEIGPGSGALTKKLLEKNIKILAIEKDQRAVEGLMKTLVLDYPDKLNILNQDILQWNPIQDNNISSSTKPICVGNIPYYITSDILMWFCKFKKLYSNGIFMVQKEVADRLNAKPGTKDYGRLTVKVQLFFKVEKLFDVPAHLFVPKPKVDSAIIKLTPNLFSFADDQEDTSFGKFTTVLFSARRKMLRRALALQLQTLQQKNPKKVEEFWQLASEHNITEESRPDTISPIVILAFYKFFQDAGKNL from the coding sequence ATGAAAAATAAAACTAATCAGGAAAAAAACAATCAGGCGTTTTATCTCCAAGCAAAAAAATCTTTAGGGCAAAATTTTCTAAATAGTGAAGCAATTATAGATAAAATTTCTCAATCCATAGATGTTTTATATGATGCTGGTAGGGAAAAATATTTACATGAAATAGGACCTGGTTCAGGGGCTTTAACAAAAAAGTTGTTAGAAAAAAATATAAAAATACTAGCTATTGAAAAAGATCAACGTGCTGTCGAAGGATTAATGAAGACATTAGTGTTAGATTATCCTGATAAGTTAAATATATTAAATCAAGATATTTTACAATGGAATCCAATCCAAGATAACAATATTAGTAGTTCTACTAAACCTATTTGTGTTGGAAATATTCCTTACTATATCACAAGCGATATTCTAATGTGGTTTTGTAAATTTAAAAAATTATATAGTAACGGTATTTTTATGGTACAAAAAGAAGTTGCTGATAGATTAAATGCGAAACCTGGAACGAAAGATTACGGAAGATTAACTGTAAAAGTTCAACTTTTTTTTAAAGTTGAAAAATTATTCGATGTACCAGCGCATTTGTTTGTCCCAAAACCAAAAGTTGATTCCGCAATTATTAAATTAACACCAAATCTGTTTAGTTTTGCTGATGATCAAGAAGACACCTCGTTCGGTAAATTTACAACAGTTTTATTCAGCGCTAGACGAAAAATGTTACGCAGAGCTCTAGCATTACAATTACAAACATTGCAACAAAAAAACCCGAAAAAAGTCGAAGAGTTTTGGCAATTAGCGTCTGAGCATAATATTACAGAAGAATCTAGACCTGATACCATATCACCAATCGTCATTTTAGCTTTTTATAAGTTTTTTCAGGATGCAGGTAAAAATTTGTAA
- a CDS encoding glutathione S-transferase family protein — protein MSSQSLVLYECPATRSDRVKFLLEEMQIPYEKKTLILSKSEHLSKEYLEINPSGCVPFLIDSSADVKLIESGAICHYLAQKYKKNIYFPSEKNIKEQVAYDEVMFFITSTLDPICFNLFFHTKRLPPEKRIASIAEESIKKFSRTIEFISAKLEKNKYLLSDKLSTPDFILVPTLLCIKEEVMKYPIVQRYIQNILELSSMQKVREDIKSLA, from the coding sequence ATGTCAAGTCAATCCCTCGTTTTATATGAATGTCCCGCTACCCGTTCTGATAGAGTAAAGTTTTTATTAGAAGAAATGCAAATCCCTTATGAGAAAAAAACTCTTATTTTAAGCAAGTCAGAACATTTAAGTAAAGAATATTTAGAAATTAATCCTTCCGGATGTGTTCCTTTTTTAATCGACAGCTCTGCAGATGTTAAACTAATAGAATCAGGAGCTATTTGTCATTACTTAGCGCAAAAGTACAAAAAAAATATTTATTTTCCTTCTGAGAAAAATATCAAGGAACAAGTAGCTTACGATGAAGTTATGTTCTTTATAACCTCTACCCTCGATCCTATATGTTTTAATTTATTTTTTCATACGAAAAGACTCCCGCCAGAAAAACGAATTGCATCTATAGCGGAAGAAAGTATTAAGAAATTTTCCCGAACAATTGAATTTATTTCAGCAAAGCTAGAAAAAAACAAATATTTATTGTCAGATAAATTAAGTACTCCCGATTTCATTCTTGTTCCAACTTTACTCTGCATAAAAGAAGAAGTAATGAAATATCCTATCGTTCAAAGATATATCCAGAATATTTTAGAATTAAGTTCTATGCAGAAAGTTCGAGAAGATATTAAATCTTTGGCGTAA
- the hflX gene encoding GTPase HflX, giving the protein MPIELNQNKLPNALLVGVPTPDVTDSENQESLKELERLVTTLGFSVVDTIFQRRASAAGAVPLGEGKIKEIAKLTGGSGQVKTGPQIKKSKAKQKAEQAEQEEEESFSSADIEIDPAKKPQAIIFDCELTPSQISNLKSAFGVEVLDRTGVIVEIFSKHAKTREARLQVEIARLKYLAPRIRESGASERQGSGAGARGAGETDIELDKRRIRDRIAELRREIEFIQKEQGTRRKKRAEQPCVALVGYTNAGKSSLMRKLTGSEVLVEDKLFATLDTTVRPLYPETHPKILISDTVGFIRKLPHDLVVSFRSTLEEALNASLLLYVIDISDDSWRTHLEVTKSTLQGIGVLEDTASVHIFNKVDKVESSVIQTVKLEYANSLFISTKNEIDVKTVYQFIQEFFEQEMTDESVFVPYQTTGAVGEIREKFRVINERYENEGTYFLLRGKKEYFQRLKERYQLKKD; this is encoded by the coding sequence ATGCCTATCGAATTAAATCAAAATAAATTACCTAATGCTCTTTTAGTAGGTGTTCCAACTCCAGATGTAACTGATAGCGAAAATCAAGAGTCTCTAAAAGAACTTGAACGTTTAGTAACAACTTTGGGTTTCTCTGTTGTTGATACTATTTTCCAACGGCGAGCCTCAGCGGCAGGAGCTGTGCCTTTGGGAGAAGGCAAAATTAAAGAAATTGCTAAATTAACTGGAGGTTCTGGACAAGTCAAAACAGGGCCACAAATTAAAAAAAGCAAAGCGAAACAAAAAGCAGAACAAGCTGAGCAGGAAGAGGAAGAAAGTTTTTCATCTGCTGATATAGAAATTGATCCTGCCAAAAAACCTCAAGCTATTATTTTTGATTGTGAACTGACTCCATCGCAAATATCTAATTTAAAAAGTGCTTTTGGAGTTGAAGTCCTTGATAGGACTGGTGTTATAGTTGAGATTTTCAGCAAGCACGCAAAAACTAGGGAAGCTCGCTTACAAGTTGAAATAGCTCGATTAAAATACTTAGCTCCTCGTATTCGTGAAAGTGGTGCGAGTGAACGGCAGGGAAGTGGTGCCGGAGCAAGAGGGGCGGGTGAAACAGATATTGAATTAGATAAAAGAAGAATTCGTGACAGAATAGCAGAGTTAAGAAGAGAAATTGAATTTATTCAGAAAGAACAAGGAACGAGGCGGAAAAAAAGAGCTGAGCAGCCTTGTGTAGCCCTGGTAGGTTATACAAATGCTGGAAAATCTTCATTGATGCGTAAACTAACCGGAAGTGAAGTGCTTGTTGAGGATAAATTGTTTGCCACCTTAGATACCACTGTCAGACCTTTATATCCTGAAACACATCCTAAAATTTTGATTTCTGACACTGTTGGATTTATCCGAAAACTTCCCCACGATTTAGTTGTTTCCTTTCGCTCCACCTTGGAAGAGGCCTTAAATGCTTCGCTTCTATTGTATGTTATTGATATTTCAGATGATAGCTGGCGAACTCATTTAGAAGTAACGAAATCCACTTTGCAAGGTATTGGTGTTTTAGAGGATACAGCGAGTGTCCATATTTTTAACAAAGTGGATAAAGTAGAAAGCAGTGTTATTCAAACTGTTAAATTGGAATATGCAAATTCGCTATTTATTTCTACAAAAAATGAGATTGACGTAAAAACTGTGTATCAATTTATCCAAGAATTTTTTGAACAAGAAATGACTGACGAGTCTGTTTTTGTTCCTTATCAAACTACAGGCGCTGTGGGAGAGATTCGTGAAAAATTTAGGGTAATCAATGAAAGATATGAAAACGAGGGGACATACTTTTTATTACGGGGAAAAAAAGAATATTTTCAACGCCTAAAAGAAAGGTATCAATTAAAAAAAGATTAA